The Sulfurospirillum diekertiae genomic sequence TTCATGGTAAAACGTTTGATTTTATTGAAGCTTTAAATGATTCTGGACTTGTAGGGGTGCTAACGGATAGTGCTTTTACACCTCAATTGATCGCAAAAGAGTTAGTAACTCACGGACTAGGAAACGTATTAGTATATGTAGGAGAAGAACTTTCTTATGCGGAAGAAAAAATAACAACGATGATAGCAACGCAAATGGCTAATAATGAACGAAATTTTGGCATGAATGTTGTGGTTATTGAAAGGACTGAAAATGTTTCATATAAAAGATAGTGAATTTATTAGGGGCAATGTGCCTATGACAAAAGATGAAGCACGTGTTGTTTGTATATCAAAACTTGAACTTGATAGCAATAGTGTCTTGATTGATGTGGGTGCAGGAACAGGTAGTGTCGGTATAGAGGCTAGTAGGTATTTAAGCTCTGGTAAAGTCATTGGTATAGAAGTTAATGAAGAAGCCAATGCTTTGATAGAAGCAAATCTAAAAAAATTTGACATAACGAATTACGAGTTATACAAAGGTTATGCTCCACAAGAACTACCAACTATTGCCTTCGATGCCATGTTTATTGGTGGCTCTAAAGGGAAACTTGGTGATATATTTCAGTATTTTGATGATCATGCCAAAGTAGGCGCTAGGTTGGTTATTAATGCCATTGTCCTTGAAACTTTTACTAAAACACTTAGTTTGATGAAAGAGTATGGCTTTCATGACATTGAGGTTGTTTCATTAAATATCTCAAAAAATAGATTACTTGGTCAATATAACATGATGATGGCTGAGAATCCTATATTTATTTTAAGTGCGAAAAAAGGAGAAAAAAATGTCTAAATTAATAGGAATTGGTGTAGGAGTTGGCGATCCTGAAATGTTAACCATCAAAGCAGTGAATGCTTTAAGAGAAGCAGATGCGGTCATCTTACCAAGGGCTAATACGAAAACGTA encodes the following:
- the cbiT gene encoding precorrin-6Y C5,15-methyltransferase (decarboxylating) subunit CbiT; translated protein: MFHIKDSEFIRGNVPMTKDEARVVCISKLELDSNSVLIDVGAGTGSVGIEASRYLSSGKVIGIEVNEEANALIEANLKKFDITNYELYKGYAPQELPTIAFDAMFIGGSKGKLGDIFQYFDDHAKVGARLVINAIVLETFTKTLSLMKEYGFHDIEVVSLNISKNRLLGQYNMMMAENPIFILSAKKGEKNV